The following proteins are encoded in a genomic region of Enterocloster clostridioformis:
- a CDS encoding GNAT family N-acetyltransferase, whose product MQNFLGQLSEGTEVLMVLSIILFAGFIMTRLTNTLNLPKVSGYILAGILIGPCCLNFIPVAIIGHMGFVSDLALAFIAFGVGKFFKKEVLLRTGKKVIIITMFEALMAGFLVTIFVKFVFNLDWEFALVLGAIATATAPASTMMTINQYKAKGEFVDTLLQIVALDDVVCLFAFSIVSAIANGRAANGVNANDIIIPLVFNFLAILFGFFCGYFLSRLLIPSRSKDNRLILAIAMLLGISGICAAVNISPLLSCMVFGAAYINLTEDKKLFRQINNFTPPVMSIFFIVSGMNLDLKVLQTVGVIGVSYFVIRIIGKYLGTYISCMVTGMSREIRNYMGLALIPQAGVAIGLVFLGQRLLPPETGDLMLAIILSSSVLYETLNITAYDGKRLVGCLRILSDGYFFGTTTELLILPEYQKHGIGSRLLQLARENTPTMLYFGSQPGIKAFYEKNGCQKSLQSYIIEKK is encoded by the coding sequence ATGCAGAATTTTCTGGGACAGTTAAGCGAAGGGACAGAAGTCCTTATGGTTTTATCAATCATACTGTTTGCGGGTTTTATTATGACCCGTTTGACGAACACTTTAAATTTACCAAAGGTAAGCGGTTACATCTTGGCCGGTATTTTGATAGGCCCATGCTGTCTGAATTTCATACCGGTAGCTATTATCGGCCATATGGGCTTTGTAAGTGACCTGGCATTGGCCTTCATCGCATTTGGTGTGGGAAAGTTTTTTAAAAAAGAGGTGCTGTTAAGGACAGGAAAAAAAGTTATTATTATCACGATGTTTGAAGCGCTGATGGCAGGTTTTCTCGTGACAATATTTGTTAAGTTTGTATTTAATCTGGATTGGGAATTTGCGCTTGTATTAGGTGCCATTGCCACAGCAACAGCTCCGGCCAGTACGATGATGACCATCAATCAGTATAAAGCGAAAGGTGAATTTGTAGACACATTATTACAGATTGTGGCCTTGGATGATGTGGTTTGTTTATTTGCCTTTAGTATTGTATCCGCGATTGCGAATGGCCGGGCTGCAAACGGCGTAAACGCCAACGATATTATTATTCCTTTGGTATTTAATTTTTTAGCAATCCTTTTTGGATTTTTCTGCGGTTATTTTCTAAGCAGGCTGTTAATCCCCAGCCGCAGCAAGGATAACCGGCTAATTCTCGCAATCGCCATGCTGTTAGGAATATCAGGAATCTGCGCAGCGGTAAATATCTCTCCGCTGTTGTCCTGCATGGTGTTTGGAGCGGCATATATCAATCTGACCGAGGACAAAAAATTATTCCGGCAGATTAATAACTTTACACCTCCTGTCATGTCGATATTTTTTATTGTATCAGGAATGAACTTAGATCTTAAGGTTTTGCAGACAGTGGGGGTGATTGGAGTAAGCTATTTTGTCATCCGTATTATTGGAAAATATCTTGGTACATATATAAGCTGTATGGTTACAGGCATGAGCAGAGAAATAAGAAACTACATGGGGCTGGCGCTGATTCCCCAGGCAGGGGTGGCGATAGGCCTTGTGTTTTTAGGCCAGCGTTTGCTGCCGCCGGAAACCGGTGATTTAATGCTGGCCATCATCCTGTCATCTTCCGTACTGTATGAGACGCTGAATATAACTGCCTATGATGGGAAAAGACTTGTTGGTTGCCTGCGTATTCTTTCGGACGGCTATTTCTTCGGAACGACTACCGAACTACTTATACTTCCAGAGTATCAGAAGCATGGAATTGGAAGCCGACTTCTTCAACTTGCAAGGGAGAACACCCCTACTATGTTATATTTTGGTTCACAGCCGGGAATTAAAGCGTTTTATGAAAAGAATGGCTGCCAAAAGAGTTTGCAGTCTTATATAATAGAGAAAAAATAA
- a CDS encoding sugar phosphate isomerase/epimerase family protein: MRLGTSTTIAFNRPYGRKEEIPNAVKLCAEAGYKVLDMNFHDCANFPTPLLTDKWQWWVDSIADAAARYGVEFSQSHLHFYEVFSVGDDEAGEKEEIIRRCMKGSAMLGVKWAVTHAATMWNVPDLRKKSLDGNIQYFREKLEIAEALDLHIAIENLWDLNICPKRRYTSTAEELVELVDALDSERIGIAWDFEHASIMEQDQILALRMIGSRLKATHVSDHYGIQADHQIPYFGVTKWEEFLPVLKEIEYEGDFVYETHRYTQHMPDELLPGALRFSIEVGNYLLDLMDRTTLK; this comes from the coding sequence ATGAGACTGGGAACATCTACTACCATTGCTTTTAACAGGCCATATGGCAGAAAGGAAGAGATACCAAACGCCGTGAAGCTATGTGCAGAAGCGGGATACAAGGTTCTGGATATGAATTTTCATGACTGCGCGAACTTCCCTACTCCTTTGCTTACAGACAAGTGGCAATGGTGGGTTGACAGCATTGCGGATGCCGCAGCCAGGTACGGGGTCGAATTTTCACAGTCGCACCTGCATTTCTATGAAGTGTTTTCAGTGGGGGATGATGAAGCCGGTGAAAAAGAAGAAATCATCCGGCGCTGTATGAAAGGATCCGCAATGCTGGGCGTTAAATGGGCCGTGACCCATGCGGCTACCATGTGGAATGTACCGGATTTAAGAAAAAAATCCCTGGATGGGAATATACAATATTTTAGAGAAAAACTGGAAATAGCAGAAGCGTTGGATTTACATATTGCCATTGAGAACCTTTGGGATTTGAATATATGCCCGAAGAGAAGATATACGTCAACAGCGGAAGAACTGGTTGAATTGGTTGATGCCCTGGATTCAGAGCGGATTGGGATTGCATGGGACTTTGAACACGCCTCCATCATGGAGCAGGATCAGATTTTGGCGCTCAGGATGATTGGCAGCCGATTGAAAGCCACACATGTATCCGACCACTATGGAATCCAGGCCGACCACCAGATTCCATACTTTGGCGTGACAAAATGGGAAGAGTTCCTGCCGGTACTGAAGGAAATTGAATACGAAGGTGACTTTGTTTATGAAACGCACCGCTACACACAGCACATGCCGGATGAACTGCTGCCCGGCGCGCTGCGGTTTAGTATTGAGGTGGGCAATTACCTTCTGGATTTAATGGACCGCACAACATTAAAATAA
- a CDS encoding carbohydrate ABC transporter permease, with protein sequence MNSIAVTPTKKKKSILKKAEPYFYLIPALGLMVTFTYFPFAKTIVTSTFLTNATGKAVEFIGAENYVNLFHDPTFIRSIINTFIYTFIQVPITIALAFFMAFLASKKRKFSGIYELLFAFPMAVSMSVAALIFKLLLNPQIGAFNHIFNLDCLWFNGENTAMPALIFLGIWLGIGMDFLFLLSAVRGVSDDLIEAARIDGANLCHELKDIYLPMVSPTIFYLLCTNLATSMMMSGQVIVLTKGGPNNATSTIIYYMYKKAFEIYNYGSSYAAAIVGFTFAFIMILISFRFEKKGVYYN encoded by the coding sequence GTGAATAGTATAGCAGTAACTCCAACAAAGAAAAAGAAAAGTATCTTAAAAAAGGCAGAGCCTTATTTTTATCTGATACCGGCTTTAGGACTAATGGTGACATTTACATATTTTCCCTTTGCGAAAACAATTGTCACAAGTACATTTTTGACGAATGCCACAGGAAAGGCAGTGGAATTTATAGGGGCAGAGAATTATGTTAATCTTTTCCATGACCCGACCTTCATCCGTTCAATCATTAATACTTTTATTTATACGTTTATTCAGGTGCCAATTACAATAGCGTTAGCATTTTTCATGGCATTTTTGGCCAGTAAAAAAAGAAAATTTTCCGGTATCTATGAACTGCTGTTTGCATTTCCTATGGCAGTATCCATGTCTGTCGCAGCATTGATATTCAAGCTGTTATTGAATCCGCAGATTGGCGCATTCAACCACATATTTAATTTGGATTGCCTTTGGTTTAATGGAGAGAATACGGCCATGCCGGCCCTGATTTTCCTGGGGATATGGCTTGGAATCGGAATGGATTTTCTGTTTTTATTATCTGCGGTAAGAGGCGTGTCGGATGATTTGATTGAAGCGGCGAGAATTGACGGCGCAAACCTTTGCCATGAACTGAAGGATATCTATTTGCCCATGGTATCTCCTACTATTTTCTATTTGCTGTGTACCAACCTGGCAACCAGCATGATGATGTCCGGACAGGTTATCGTATTGACCAAGGGTGGACCAAACAATGCAACCTCCACAATTATCTACTATATGTATAAGAAAGCATTTGAGATTTATAATTATGGTTCTTCCTATGCGGCGGCAATTGTGGGCTTTACATTTGCATTCATTATGATACTGATTAGCTTTAGGTTTGAAAAGAAGGGGGTGTATTATAATTGA
- a CDS encoding secondary thiamine-phosphate synthase enzyme YjbQ, producing the protein MISKIENFKIESQENDVIKLTDDVKAFVAESGITEGQCIVFTPHTTAGLTITSFWDPRGFEDIQDEICRLIPTKINFKHQHDTPQDAAGHVKSSLIGVTLALPIHEGKLVLGHSQGIYFLEFDGPRKREYFVSVLGE; encoded by the coding sequence ATGATAAGCAAGATTGAAAATTTCAAAATAGAATCACAGGAAAATGATGTGATAAAACTTACAGATGATGTGAAAGCATTTGTGGCAGAAAGCGGTATTACGGAGGGGCAGTGTATTGTTTTCACCCCCCATACAACAGCCGGGCTGACCATAACATCCTTTTGGGACCCCAGGGGATTTGAAGATATTCAGGATGAGATATGCCGGCTGATACCTACAAAAATCAATTTCAAGCATCAGCATGATACGCCGCAGGATGCGGCGGGACACGTAAAATCATCACTGATTGGAGTGACGCTGGCGCTTCCAATCCATGAGGGAAAACTGGTATTGGGCCACTCACAGGGGATTTACTTCCTTGAATTTGACGGTCCGCGTAAACGTGAATACTTTGTGAGCGTTTTGGGAGAGTGA
- a CDS encoding extracellular solute-binding protein → MKKKILATVLAAAMAFSLTACGGSKTSSTQAGAAKSGEPVTLEQVDKSQTTELIFWHNRGGAAGECLEKIMIPEFNDTVGKEMGIKITPVYQSSSDLISKLKALILAGDVENMPDLVQVFAGDTEYMSTVSYVVPAADLIAQDDSFNTDELLPQLVNTYTYAGKLNSLPFHASTMTMYYNKTAFEEAGLDPEAPPETLAEVAEAAGKLLKKDSSGVKQYAITMGIQNAYLNHFIAGQGEYSYIGDHENGHAGRMTKVEFDTNGTMKKFLTEWKKVLDTGAVQTVDEGTQARDEFMAGTSAMMFSSNSVLESMENVAEEKGFELGVVPLPKVTAEDSGGVCPGGSSIYVFDRGDGQKIAKSWVFMKTWVSAEYQSEWVLATGCIPVNQKAMDTEGMKEYIEKRPEFNVAYNALIQSDPHIQEHLAPTQQAFTTIFKENGEKFAAGELSVDECVAAMAEACNAALDEYNRANPIEQ, encoded by the coding sequence ATGAAAAAGAAGATTTTAGCAACTGTATTGGCAGCGGCAATGGCGTTTTCCCTGACAGCCTGCGGAGGGAGTAAGACATCATCCACACAGGCGGGAGCCGCAAAATCGGGAGAACCCGTGACCCTGGAGCAGGTGGATAAATCCCAGACCACGGAATTGATTTTTTGGCATAACCGCGGGGGAGCCGCAGGGGAATGTCTGGAAAAAATAATGATTCCAGAGTTTAATGATACGGTGGGAAAAGAAATGGGAATCAAAATTACGCCTGTTTATCAAAGCTCATCAGATTTAATCAGTAAATTAAAAGCCCTGATCCTTGCGGGCGATGTAGAGAACATGCCGGATTTGGTTCAGGTATTCGCGGGGGATACCGAGTATATGAGCACCGTGTCCTATGTTGTTCCGGCAGCGGATTTGATTGCGCAGGATGATTCTTTTAACACAGATGAATTACTTCCCCAACTGGTTAACACATATACATACGCGGGCAAATTGAACAGCCTGCCATTCCATGCTTCTACCATGACAATGTATTACAACAAGACTGCCTTTGAGGAAGCGGGACTTGACCCTGAGGCTCCTCCTGAAACACTGGCAGAAGTGGCAGAGGCAGCTGGAAAGCTTCTTAAGAAAGATTCTTCGGGAGTAAAACAGTACGCAATCACCATGGGAATACAGAACGCATATCTGAATCATTTCATTGCCGGCCAGGGAGAATATTCATATATTGGAGATCATGAGAACGGACATGCCGGACGTATGACCAAGGTTGAGTTTGATACAAACGGGACCATGAAAAAGTTCCTGACAGAATGGAAAAAGGTACTCGATACAGGGGCTGTACAGACTGTGGATGAGGGGACGCAGGCCAGGGATGAATTTATGGCAGGGACAAGCGCTATGATGTTTTCCAGTAACAGCGTGCTGGAAAGTATGGAAAATGTAGCGGAAGAAAAGGGATTTGAGCTGGGGGTTGTGCCTCTTCCGAAGGTTACGGCAGAGGACAGCGGTGGTGTATGCCCGGGTGGTTCCTCCATCTATGTATTTGACAGAGGGGATGGACAGAAGATTGCAAAATCCTGGGTGTTTATGAAAACATGGGTTTCAGCAGAGTATCAGTCAGAGTGGGTGCTGGCTACGGGATGTATCCCGGTAAACCAAAAAGCAATGGATACAGAAGGAATGAAGGAATATATAGAAAAGCGGCCGGAATTTAATGTTGCTTATAATGCGCTGATTCAATCGGATCCGCATATCCAGGAGCATCTGGCCCCCACACAGCAGGCATTTACCACTATTTTTAAAGAGAACGGGGAAAAATTTGCCGCGGGTGAGTTATCGGTTGATGAATGTGTAGCAGCCATGGCAGAGGCCTGCAATGCGGCTTTGGATGAATATAACCGCGCAAACCCCATAGAGCAGTGA
- a CDS encoding HAD family hydrolase: protein MGIKLVVTDIDGTLIDSSEKIPPQLAATVKKCRENGIRFAVSTGRTKELAEPIIKELGITDPCVIANGACIVQENQYLAAHDFSVLPILRYIGQADRDGLTVTLTDEKGERAIRETDYVRYHQSIGNRFKEPIDLDGTDWYKARFQKVMFMDENKTGKIHNYQKEMENFKELYWVTTYSDAAVELGPKGCNKATGVKELAGLLGVSMDEIMACGDFSNDLEMIRVAGVGVAVNNANDELKEAADYVAKGSFAYGVMEAIETYCF, encoded by the coding sequence ATGGGAATAAAACTGGTTGTAACCGATATTGACGGAACGTTAATTGACAGTTCGGAGAAAATTCCTCCCCAACTGGCTGCCACAGTAAAAAAATGCAGGGAAAACGGGATCCGGTTTGCCGTATCCACTGGAAGGACAAAGGAACTGGCGGAGCCGATTATAAAAGAGCTGGGCATTACAGATCCTTGTGTCATCGCGAATGGGGCATGCATTGTGCAAGAGAATCAATATCTTGCTGCCCATGATTTTTCCGTCCTGCCCATTCTCCGTTATATTGGTCAAGCCGACCGTGACGGCCTGACTGTCACATTGACAGATGAAAAGGGGGAACGGGCGATTCGGGAGACGGATTATGTCCGCTATCACCAGAGTATAGGGAACCGGTTTAAGGAACCAATTGACCTGGATGGAACCGATTGGTATAAAGCACGTTTCCAAAAGGTTATGTTTATGGATGAGAATAAGACGGGGAAGATACATAACTATCAAAAGGAAATGGAAAATTTTAAGGAGCTGTATTGGGTAACTACTTATTCCGACGCAGCGGTGGAGCTTGGCCCAAAGGGATGCAACAAAGCAACCGGAGTGAAGGAACTGGCCGGATTATTAGGGGTCTCGATGGATGAAATCATGGCCTGCGGGGACTTTTCCAATGATTTGGAGATGATACGGGTGGCTGGGGTCGGAGTGGCGGTTAACAATGCAAATGATGAATTAAAGGAAGCGGCGGATTATGTTGCCAAAGGTTCCTTTGCGTATGGAGTGATGGAAGCAATAGAAACATATTGTTTTTGA
- a CDS encoding carbohydrate ABC transporter permease, translating to MGAKKKKKILSCILQGACITWGIILASPVIYCILMSFMQPREILSSPPNLFPQELYLGNYIAALKMSKIPRFILNSIFVSLVCSTVRIITASLAAYSFSFFDYKGKSLLFYLVLGTLLIPADATIVTNYMTVSGMGLVNNYLGVMILYFVSAANVFMMRQYFLGVSKELKEAAEMDGCNSFGFYTRILMPIAKPVLASVFISSFVSTWNMYLWPMLITTRNEMRTVQVGITMLNFAEEAVYGATMAGAVMVLVPSLLVFIVSEKQIVRGMTAGSVKG from the coding sequence ATGGGAGCTAAGAAAAAGAAGAAAATCCTGAGCTGTATATTGCAGGGGGCCTGTATTACATGGGGAATCATTCTCGCGTCTCCTGTCATCTACTGCATTCTCATGTCATTTATGCAGCCGAGGGAAATCCTGTCCTCTCCGCCTAACCTGTTTCCCCAGGAGCTATACCTCGGCAATTACATAGCAGCGTTAAAGATGTCAAAAATACCAAGGTTTATCCTAAACTCCATCTTTGTATCACTGGTGTGCAGCACGGTCAGAATCATAACAGCATCACTGGCCGCGTATTCGTTTTCCTTTTTTGATTATAAAGGAAAGTCACTGCTGTTCTATTTGGTTCTGGGCACCTTGCTGATACCGGCCGATGCAACCATTGTAACGAACTATATGACGGTATCCGGGATGGGGCTTGTAAACAATTATCTTGGAGTCATGATTCTGTATTTTGTTTCAGCCGCAAATGTATTCATGATGCGGCAATATTTCCTGGGAGTCTCTAAGGAGTTAAAGGAAGCGGCAGAGATGGACGGCTGTAACAGCTTTGGGTTTTATACCCGTATCCTTATGCCTATTGCGAAGCCTGTGCTCGCGTCTGTTTTTATCTCCTCCTTCGTCAGCACATGGAATATGTATTTATGGCCCATGCTGATTACTACGAGAAATGAGATGAGGACTGTACAGGTTGGAATTACTATGCTTAACTTTGCGGAAGAAGCCGTTTATGGAGCCACGATGGCAGGTGCCGTTATGGTGCTGGTGCCGTCGCTTCTGGTGTTTATTGTTTCAGAGAAACAGATTGTCCGCGGTATGACGGCAGGTTCGGTAAAAGGATAG
- a CDS encoding GntR family transcriptional regulator, which produces MNNNIMKDSPIPVYYQIYVDLKKRIMNSSLQDAEGKLPTEQSLADSYGVSRVCMRQAIAELEKDGLIVRFRHKGSFVKSSPKPIMHNLDLPGMESGKSVRHYIDRHPEIVEMRAFDNTYPHISEALQYQGRIYYIKRIMKVDGNPIAINRIWVPATLAPGLDENGLSIDGSLSKTLNEIYHLKTHRRENIIEVVRPSTSEVELLKITYDTLILQINSTSFLTDETPFEYSENSWIGDSIRLKIDVTDIEHGLEFTKKN; this is translated from the coding sequence ATGAATAACAATATAATGAAGGACTCGCCGATTCCTGTATATTATCAGATATATGTAGATCTAAAGAAACGTATCATGAATTCCAGCCTGCAGGACGCAGAGGGGAAGCTGCCTACAGAGCAATCATTGGCGGACAGTTATGGAGTGAGCCGGGTGTGTATGCGACAGGCGATTGCTGAACTGGAAAAAGATGGACTCATTGTGCGGTTCCGCCATAAAGGCTCATTTGTGAAATCCTCACCCAAACCCATTATGCATAATCTGGACCTGCCGGGGATGGAATCGGGGAAATCAGTAAGGCATTACATTGACCGGCATCCTGAAATTGTGGAAATGAGGGCGTTTGACAATACTTACCCACATATAAGCGAAGCATTGCAGTATCAGGGCAGGATATATTATATAAAAAGAATTATGAAGGTAGATGGCAATCCAATCGCGATAAACCGGATATGGGTTCCCGCCACATTGGCGCCAGGTTTGGATGAGAATGGTCTGAGCATAGATGGGTCTTTGTCCAAAACACTGAATGAGATCTATCATCTGAAGACACACAGGCGGGAAAATATAATTGAAGTGGTAAGGCCGTCTACGTCAGAAGTAGAACTGCTGAAGATTACCTATGATACATTGATCCTGCAGATAAACAGTACCTCCTTTTTAACAGATGAAACACCATTTGAATACTCTGAAAACTCATGGATTGGGGATTCCATAAGACTTAAAATCGATGTCACGGATATTGAACATGGTTTAGAGTTTACTAAAAAGAATTAA
- a CDS encoding SIS domain-containing protein, which translates to MDLEFDNAMRRQVYSIPELISQQYEVMEPRIREALTFDEIYSLQHIIITGCGDSMAAGMAVRHAFERLTGLPIEVLPAIDVARHYPKTRVGGAPNCPLVITVSNSGKVSRVKEAIERMKELGALTLGMTSGSSTPLGSVCQKVIDTSIPSFESAPGVRGYLASVEALLLLAIRIGEIRGRYTMDQANLYRKDIKKCPDRLLEVLDRVDNQVYKIAGQWKDFGGFDFVASGIDYASAWYGQAKMIEAAGKYSMHINTEEWLHLNFLLKDVSTTGTVVVIDDENPALGRARETLHYMQVMKRPLMVVTDMENPEVEDGHCVLMPKTDFDITSPLLYFIPLALLAGYIGIMSGETYSRSFRDNWKFAEDASAIWKSKIEIIK; encoded by the coding sequence ATGGATTTAGAGTTTGATAATGCGATGAGAAGACAGGTTTATAGTATACCGGAGCTTATTTCACAGCAATATGAGGTGATGGAGCCAAGAATAAGGGAAGCCCTTACATTTGATGAAATATATTCACTGCAGCATATTATCATTACAGGCTGTGGCGATTCCATGGCAGCGGGGATGGCTGTCAGACATGCGTTTGAACGTTTGACCGGGCTTCCCATTGAAGTGCTTCCTGCGATAGACGTGGCAAGACATTACCCTAAAACACGCGTAGGAGGAGCGCCTAATTGTCCATTAGTGATTACTGTCAGCAATTCTGGGAAAGTGTCCAGGGTCAAGGAAGCCATTGAGCGGATGAAGGAACTGGGCGCACTGACCCTTGGAATGACATCGGGAAGTTCCACGCCGCTCGGCTCTGTATGCCAGAAAGTAATTGATACAAGTATTCCTTCTTTTGAAAGCGCTCCGGGCGTCAGGGGATATCTGGCCTCTGTAGAGGCATTGCTGCTGCTGGCAATCCGAATCGGCGAGATACGGGGAAGGTATACAATGGATCAGGCCAACCTGTATCGCAAGGATATAAAAAAATGTCCGGACAGGCTGTTGGAGGTTTTGGACCGTGTAGACAACCAGGTGTACAAAATTGCCGGACAGTGGAAGGATTTTGGAGGATTTGATTTTGTCGCTTCCGGTATTGACTATGCGTCCGCGTGGTATGGACAGGCAAAGATGATTGAAGCAGCAGGAAAATATTCCATGCATATCAATACAGAGGAATGGCTCCATCTGAACTTTCTCCTCAAGGATGTCAGCACAACAGGAACGGTTGTGGTCATTGATGATGAAAACCCGGCGTTAGGAAGGGCGCGGGAAACTCTTCATTATATGCAGGTTATGAAACGCCCACTGATGGTTGTTACAGACATGGAAAATCCGGAGGTGGAGGATGGACATTGTGTGTTGATGCCGAAAACGGATTTTGATATTACATCGCCGCTTCTCTATTTTATACCACTTGCACTGCTGGCCGGTTATATCGGTATTATGAGCGGTGAGACATATTCGCGCAGCTTCAGGGATAACTGGAAATTTGCAGAGGACGCATCAGCTATCTGGAAAAGCAAAATAGAGATAATCAAGTAG
- a CDS encoding SIS domain-containing protein, producing the protein MEQYNYIREHTYKLPSLLTGHFERLHKSVVQFMPDETLKRVEHIIVTGCGYSYIAALYAKCLFEEICHIPVEVPFSIDCSRAMNPSLFPKDKTMFIGISKSGIVARVAECLERMRRHGIMTVAVTSDRSSRCAAHGEYLVGIDIPEIKESLPLCNFAVTLLFFLILAKRTANVKQIGEKKDTAELFDTFMQMERKLKLRLPSIEHQVNGFAEHTAGSFLFEFVGSGSDYLSAWLGRQLMTGQTGKPALECSTEDWLHSTFFMCRPEEIATIFIKSSFARSESRDLEVLDYMAYLKRRLCVITDEADGETTNQNRIVLPPSGHVLLDPFTHMIPIALLAGKICELTGEQYSRGFRDRWDFSKGGFATEHSKIEIY; encoded by the coding sequence GTGGAACAGTATAATTATATCAGAGAACACACATATAAGCTCCCTTCCCTGTTGACAGGACACTTTGAGCGGCTTCACAAGAGCGTGGTACAATTCATGCCGGATGAGACACTTAAAAGGGTGGAACATATCATAGTAACCGGTTGCGGGTATTCTTATATTGCCGCGTTATATGCCAAATGCCTTTTTGAAGAGATTTGCCATATACCGGTGGAGGTCCCGTTTTCAATTGACTGTTCGCGAGCAATGAATCCCAGCCTGTTTCCAAAAGACAAAACCATGTTTATCGGTATCAGCAAATCCGGCATAGTTGCCAGGGTTGCTGAATGCCTGGAACGGATGCGGCGACATGGAATCATGACCGTTGCTGTGACGTCGGACCGGTCGTCCAGATGCGCGGCCCATGGGGAATACCTGGTGGGAATCGATATACCGGAGATAAAGGAGAGCCTTCCACTCTGTAATTTTGCAGTGACACTGCTCTTTTTTCTCATACTTGCCAAGAGAACTGCGAATGTTAAGCAGATTGGGGAGAAAAAGGATACAGCAGAACTTTTTGATACGTTCATGCAGATGGAGCGGAAGCTAAAACTGCGGCTTCCATCCATAGAACACCAGGTTAATGGCTTTGCGGAGCATACCGCCGGTTCTTTCCTGTTTGAGTTTGTAGGTTCTGGGAGCGATTATCTGTCTGCCTGGCTGGGGCGTCAGCTGATGACCGGGCAGACTGGAAAACCGGCACTTGAGTGCAGTACAGAGGACTGGCTTCATTCCACCTTTTTTATGTGCCGTCCGGAGGAGATAGCTACAATCTTTATTAAAAGTTCCTTTGCCAGGTCAGAATCACGGGATCTGGAGGTACTGGATTATATGGCATATCTGAAACGCCGGCTGTGTGTCATAACGGATGAGGCGGATGGGGAGACGACAAATCAAAACCGGATTGTCCTGCCGCCCAGCGGACATGTGCTGCTTGACCCGTTTACGCATATGATACCAATCGCCCTGCTGGCAGGGAAGATATGTGAACTCACCGGAGAGCAGTATTCAAGGGGATTCCGGGACAGATGGGATTTCAGTAAAGGAGGATTCGCAACAGAGCATAGTAAGATAGAAATATATTGA